The following coding sequences are from one Sphingomonadaceae bacterium OTU29LAMAA1 window:
- a CDS encoding (2Fe-2S)-binding protein, which produces MSRLTVNNQPVEYRLDPATPLLWALRDASNLTGTKYGCGTGHCGACIVEIDGHARLSCQTPIGSVEGSYVTTIEGLSRERNHPLQLAFIAANVPQCGFCIPGIVMAAAVLLKRNPDPSEADIRSSIRNICRCGIYPRMVEAIQRAGRAARGEETIPAGVRPGIDPADAARLVPALVPPPRDKLSER; this is translated from the coding sequence ATGTCGCGCCTTACGGTCAACAACCAGCCCGTCGAATACCGGCTGGATCCCGCCACGCCGCTGCTATGGGCATTACGCGACGCATCCAACCTGACAGGCACCAAATATGGTTGCGGCACCGGCCATTGCGGCGCCTGCATCGTGGAGATCGACGGCCACGCCCGCCTGTCGTGCCAGACACCGATCGGCAGCGTCGAGGGTAGTTACGTCACCACGATCGAGGGGCTGTCGCGCGAACGCAACCATCCGCTGCAACTCGCATTCATCGCAGCGAACGTGCCGCAATGCGGGTTCTGTATCCCCGGCATCGTAATGGCGGCGGCCGTCCTGCTGAAGCGCAATCCCGACCCGTCCGAGGCCGATATCCGCTCGTCGATCCGCAACATCTGCCGCTGCGGTATCTATCCGCGGATGGTCGAGGCGATCCAGCGGGCAGGTCGGGCGGCACGCGGGGAAGAGACGATTCCAGCTGGCGTTCGGCCCGGCATCGATCCGGCCGACGCCGCGCGACTCGTACCCGCACTTGTGCCG
- a CDS encoding dioxygenase, giving the protein MTLPTLFVPHGGGPCFFLDPAGGPPDRMWRPMQAYLAGLIAGLPERPRAILMISGHWEAADLTVHVGERPDLLFDYHGFPEHTYRLHWNAPGAPDVARRAARLLQDAGHRVGEEAARGWDHGIFIPMMVANPAADVPLVQMSLRADLDPTAHIAVGAALAPLRDEGVLIVGSGMSFHNLRARGPQVTPVAAEWDAALIAAVTDADPARRRTRVAAWDQLPHARFAHPEAEHLLPLMVALGAGGDALAICDYRDVVMGWAVSGFRFG; this is encoded by the coding sequence ATGACGCTTCCTACGCTATTCGTGCCGCATGGCGGTGGCCCCTGTTTCTTCCTGGACCCCGCCGGCGGGCCGCCCGATCGGATGTGGCGGCCGATGCAGGCCTATCTTGCCGGTCTGATCGCAGGTCTGCCCGAACGACCGCGAGCGATCCTGATGATCTCGGGCCATTGGGAGGCGGCAGACCTGACCGTGCACGTCGGCGAGCGTCCCGACCTGCTGTTTGATTATCATGGCTTTCCCGAGCACACTTACCGGTTGCATTGGAATGCCCCTGGTGCGCCGGACGTCGCGCGCCGTGCAGCGCGGCTGCTGCAGGATGCCGGGCATCGCGTCGGCGAAGAGGCCGCGCGAGGCTGGGATCACGGCATCTTCATCCCGATGATGGTCGCAAATCCGGCAGCGGATGTTCCGTTGGTGCAGATGTCGCTGCGCGCCGACCTTGACCCCACCGCGCATATCGCCGTCGGTGCGGCACTGGCACCGCTCCGCGACGAGGGCGTGCTGATCGTCGGATCCGGCATGAGCTTCCACAACTTGCGTGCTCGGGGACCGCAAGTGACGCCGGTCGCCGCGGAATGGGACGCGGCACTGATAGCGGCCGTGACCGATGCGGACCCCGCGCGGCGCAGGACGCGCGTGGCGGCATGGGACCAGCTGCCCCACGCCCGTTTCGCGCATCCGGAGGCGGAGCATCTGCTGCCGCTGATGGTGGCGCTCGGGGCAGGCGGGGAC